Part of the Flagellimonas eckloniae genome, AGAACGTGAACCCCTAAAGTCCCTTGAGTTATTTTCCAAACAAGGCTATGCCAGAATTAAATATAAGGGAGAAGTTATTCGAATAGACAAAGCTCCAACGGATATTGGTAGAAATTTTGATTTAGTTGTAGACAGAGTTATTGTAAAAGATGATGAAGACTTTTACAATCGCTTGGCAAATGCAGTGGACAATGCCTTTTTTGAAGGTAAAGGGAGATGTGCCATTGAAAATCTGGAAAGCAATGAAACAAAAACTTTTAGCAATCAGTTTGAATTGGATGGTTTAAAGTTTTTAGAACCTAATGTGCATCTCTTCAGTTTTAATAATCCCTATGGAGCTTGTCCTAAGTGTGAAGGCTATGGAGACGTCATTGGAATAGATGAAGATTTGGTCATTCCCAATACGGCCTTATCTATTTTTGAAAAAGCAATTTTCCCTTGGCGTGGTGAAAGTATGGGTTGGTACAGGGATGAATTGGTCAATACTGCCTATAAATTTGATTTTCCAATACATAAACCTTGGTTTGAACTTACCGAAGAACAAAAACAATTGGTCTGGGATGGCAATGAACACTTTACAGGAATACATGCCTTTTTTCAACAGCTGGAAGAAAAAAGTTATAAAATTCAAAACCGAGTGATGCTTTCCCGTTATCGAGGCAAAACCAAATGTTCGGTTTGTAAAGGCAAGCGGCTTAGGGAAGAAGCCAATTATGTAAAAGTTGGAGGGTATTCCATTTCTGATTTGATTGAATTGCCCATCAAAAAGTTGACACCATTTTTTGAAGCATTGGAATTATCGGAACACGATACTACAATTGCCAAGCGTTTACTCAAAGAAATAACTACGCGATTAGACTTTTTAAGTAAAGTGGGCCTAAGTTACCTGACCCTTAATCGAAAATCCAACACGCTTTCAGGAGGTGAAAGTCAACGCATCAACTTGGCAACTTCATTGGGAAGTAGTTTGGTGGGTTCCATGTATATTTTGGATGAGCCAAGCATTGGTTTACACCCAAAAGATACCGAAAACCTGATTGAAGTATTATTATCCCTTCGGGATTTGGGGAATACCGTTATTGTAGTGGAACATGATGAAGATATTATGAAAGCGGCCGATGAAGTTATAGATATAGGTCCAGAAGCAGGAACCTTGGGTGGCGAAGTAGTGGCCACTGGAAGTTTGGATGCCGTTTTGAAATCAAATTCCTTGACTGCGGATTATTTAAATGGCACCAAAGAAATTGAAGTGCCAAAGGAACGTAGAAATTCCAAACAATACCTTCAAATAAAAGGAGCCCGGGAAAATAACCTTAAAAATATTGATGTAACCTTTCCTTTAAATGTACTGACCGTGGTTACGGGAGTATCTGGAAGTGGCAAGAGCACCTTGGTAAAGAAAATAGTATATCCCTCAATTCTAAAAGAAATTGGAGGTTATGGTGAAAAAGCGGGACAATTCACTAAAATGGAAGGCAAATATTCCCATATTAAACATGTGGAGTTTGTAGATCAGAACCCCATTGGGCGTTCCTCACGTTCCAACCCCGTTACCTATATTAAGGCCTATGATGATATCCGCACGCTGTTCTCGTCGCAAAAGTTAAGTAAACTAAGAGGGTATCAGCCCAAACATTTTTCTTTTAATGTTGACGGAGGTCGATGTGAAAAATGTAAGGGAGAAGGAGAAATCACAGTAGAAATGCAGTTTATGGCCGATGTGCATTTGGAATGTGATGTTTGCTCTGGAAAACGCTTTAAAAAAGAAATTCTTGAAGTTAAATTCGAAGGTAAAAGTATTGACGACATTCTAAATCTTACAATAGATGAAGCTATTGACCATTTTAAAACTCATTCCCAAGCAAAAGTTGTAAACAAACTTCAACCGCTTCAAGATGTTGGTTTAGGGTATGTTACTTTGGGACAGTCCTCCTCTACCCTCTCAGGTGGTGAAGCCCAGCGTATAAAATTAGCTTCATTTTTGGTGAAAGGAAATACCAAAGAAAAAGCCTTGTTCATCTTTGATGAACCTACCACAGGCTTACATTTTCACGACATTAAAAAACTGCTTAAATCCTTTGATGAATTAATTGGAAAGGGACATTCAGTAATCGTAATCGAACATAATATTGAATTGATCAAATGTGCAGATTACATCATTGATCTTGGACCTGAAGGTGGAGAAAACGGTGGACATTTAGTTGCTGACGGTACTCCAGAAGAGCTGGTTCAAAATCCGGAATCAATTACCGCTAAATATCTACAATCCAAGATATAATATTAAGGCGTAAATCCTATACGCTAAGGTTTCAATAATCAATGTCTAGCACTTATTCTTTAAGGCCTAATTATCTGCGCTGTGCTATTTCCATCTAAAAATGGCGTCAATCCAAACCTCGCTTTTGTCAAATACCAACCAGTCTTTGTGAATTTGTAGCTGCTACCCTTTTTCCATTACCCTATTTTCATTGATTGAACTCTTTAATGCTTTGCTCTTTAGTTAAAACCAGAAAAGTATGGTGTGAAATTATAGCTGTTAAAATCAATGCCTTAATCTTATGTTCTTCTACTCTTCCCATATGGCGCAAATAAAAAAATATCCCATTACATTTTTGCTTGTCCCGTTTTTTTTAGTTGCTACAAGTTTTAAGCCTGTGTTCAATAATAACAATCCCAAAACTACATCGATACATCGTGCATCCATAAAGGAATCAAGTAACAATTCTACAGCTTTTTATGCCCCAATAATTGGTTTGGTTAAGCAAGGAGTGTTAAATCCTGGTGGAGCCGGAATCCAACCCTGCACAACTATTGATTATACCTATTACGTAACCAACGAAAGTACAAACGGGGAATCTTTTGAAGCTGTCACCTTGAGTGATCCATCAGTGGGAATTTTTAATATCAATTTAAATAATAATATTGGTGACATCAACACCGATAATTTTCTGGATGATGGTGAGGTATGGATATTCACTATTTCTTATACCATTACGTCAGAGGAAAGAGTTGCCGGTGAAGTGAGAGCAGAACAAGCAACCGTAAGTGCAAGCTCAAATATTGGAGGCATAACTGACGATTCGCACCCAAGCAATCCTCTTGGAGATGGAGACGAAATAATTGATATTAGTGAATGTCAACCCAGGGTTTCACTTATCAAGACCGGGCTATTGGACCCCGCAGGTTTTGTGCCTTGTACTACCATCGAATATTCTTTTTCTGTCGCCAATGAAAGTTTGGGACCAGAGGAATTTCAAAACATACAAATTGATGACCCAATACTGGGTCCCGGTTCCATTAATGGGCCCATCTTTGATAATGGAGGTGATGGTAAACTTAGTCCTGGGGAAGCTTGGGAATTCACCGCACTTTATACCATCCAGCAAGATGATCTACAACAAGGAGAAGTACAGAACCAAGCTGAAATAGAGGTGGAAATCGATGCGACAGGAGATATCATTACTGATTTTTCACATCCAAGCGATTCCCAATCCGATGATTTTACCATAATTGACATAGCTTCATGTCAAAATCCTGTGGTTGAAATGCTATTGAACGCGGCGGCCCTACCCGTAGATACCGACGCAGACACTTGTCCTGATGCAATTGATTACATCTATACCGTTCTCAATTCAGGAAATGTAGATGTGAACATAACATCTTTAATCGATGATCTTAACAATGTGATAAGCTTACCCAACCCGAATAATGGCGATGCTGATAGTGATAACCAGCTTGATATTGGGGAAGAATGGATTTACACAGCCAGATATGATATTGACCAAACTGATATTGACAACTCTCCCTTGGAAAACCAAGCTACCCTTACCAGTGAAATTGTTGGATCACTTACGCAGGTTCCTGACGAACTGTCCCATGAAACAGATTTCACCTCGGCAGGACTAACTTCTGTGGATGTCTCCGGGACCTGTGCAGATACTGCTGCTATTGGGCTTACTAAGGAGGACACAAGTCTAATAGATGATGATGGAGATGGTTGTAATGATGCTATACAGTACACCTTTAGAGTGTCGAATGAGGGTAATATTGACCTGAATAATATAGTGCTTAACGATGATCTACAACAATTGGGCAATAATGTTCCGGGGCCATTCTCAGAAAGTATAAGTACCGATGGTATATTACAAGTAAACGAAGTTTGGGAATACAGAGCCATCTATGATATCACCGAAATGGATGTTATTGGAGTTAATGTAACAGGACAAGCACAGGTATTTGCAGATCCTGCTCCTGGGGTTACCATCACGGATTTTTCCCACCATACCCTTTTTGATGATGACGCTGACACCGTAACGAATGTTTCAGGAACTTGCTATGATACTGTTGAAGTTGGAGTCACCAAATCTTTTGTTCAAACCATTGATTTCGATGCAAACGGCTGTGACGATCAAATAGAATATACATTCACCATACATAATCTTGGAGGTATGGATCTTAACATTACGAATCTGCATGATGATCAACTTAATGATATTACTGCTGGACCATTTAATGAAAGCATAAATGTAAATGGTGTTTTGGACATTGGTGAAACTTGGCAATATGATGGAATTGGTATTTATAACATCACTGAACCGGACGCAACACTTGGAAGTGTAACAGGGCGAGCAAGGGTCACGGCACAACCTGTTGGTATAGCAGTTTTTATCATGGATGAATCCCATCCCATTGACGAAACCGATGTCGGCGACACCGTTGTCAATATTCCAGGGGCCTGTGCCGATGGTCCATCCATCGCGGTAACTCGAGTCCTGCAAATGATGGACACCGATACGGATGGCTGCAACGACCAAATCGATTTCACTATACGAGTATCGAATCCTGGAGGTTTGGATTTGAATTCGGTGGTACTCACGGATGACCAATTGCCCAGCCCAGTAGTTGGGCCGGATACCGAAAGCATCAACACTAATGGCATCTTAGAGGTGGGTGAAGAATGGACCTATACCAGTTCCTATGACATAAGCCAAACAGATATTGATGGTGGCGATGTTTTTAGCAAGGCTGTTGTAGATGCACTGTCCGTTGTGGGGAACTTTCCAGTACAGGATTTTTCCCATCCAACAGACCCAGCAGATGATGCTGACAATGAAATTCTTTTTTCAGGTGCCTGTGACGATACCGTAGGTGTTTCGATAGTAAGAAGTACCACTTTAGAAGATGGTGGTGGCGACACTTGCATGGATCGCATAGCCATAACCATTGAAGTGACCAACACAGGAAATGCGCCTCTGGACAATGTTGTGGTTAATGATGATCTGTTAATCAACCCTCCTGCCCTTTTTTCAAATGGAAACGGAGATACTATTCTGGACAGCGGTGAAACTTGGGAGTATACTGGGAGTTATAATCTTGACCAAGCAGATATTGATGGAATAAATGTGATTAGCGGAGCTGATGTCAGGGCACAACATATAGGTAGCACCTTTCAAGTAGTGGATGATTCGCACCCCTCCTCTCCTAACTTAGATCAGGACAACGATAATGATGTCTCTGGGGCCTGTGCGGACACTGCCGAAATCACCTTGACCAGGACCCACAGTCTCTCGGACAGCGATACGGACAACTGCCCGGATACCATCGACTTCACAATCGTAGTCACCAACACTGGACAAGTAGGTCTGGACACCGTTGTACTCACGGACGACCAATTGCCAAGCCCAGTGATCGGGCCAAACGACGAAAGCATCAATACCAATGGTATTTTAGAGGTAGGTGAAGAATGGACCTATACCGGTTCCTACAATATTACACCAGAGAATATCGCCAATACCCCCTTGATTAGTGATGCAACGGTTATTGCGGAACCTTTGGGCAGTACCTTCCAGGTTTCAGACAATGATCAAAATAACATAGACCTCTCCAGTGCCTGTGCTAGTTTTTCTGCGGCTGTATCCGTAACTCTTTTAGATTCCTTTTCAGATAGCAACAATGATGGATGCGATGATAGGATAATTTACACCTATACGGTTAGCAACATTGGCAGTGCAGATTTGGGTCAGATTTTGCTGACAGACGATTTGGGCAATACTATTACTGCCCCTACTCCTAACCCGGGTGATCTTGATAACGACAACGAAATAGACCAGATGGAAGATTGGGTTTTTACTGCCACCTACTTTATAACCCAGACTGATATTGATAACTCTCCCCAACATCGAATCAATCAAGCAAGTGTTTTAGCGGAACCCATTGGGAGCACTACTGATGTGACTTCCGATTCTAACACTACCAACACAGATGTATCAAGCGCATGCCTCAATGACACGGCTTCTATAGGATTGATAAAAACGGCTAGTCTATTTGATTCTGATGATGACAATTGCAACGATTCAGTCCTTTATTTCTTCACTGTTGAGAACTTAGGGAACATTGCTCTTGAAAATATTCTTTTAGAGGATTTCTTTTTTGGCATTACCCTTACGGAACCTAATAGCCGTAACCCCAATGAAGATGAAATTTTGGATATTGGAGAACAATGGAATTATAATCTGGTGCGTCCCATAGTCCAAGAAGATATTGATAGGACCTTTGTAGAAAATCAGGCCATGGTCACTGCCTACCGTACCGATTTGCCAGATACTTTTATTACGGATTTTTCACATCAAAGTACATATACCATGGATGACCCAACACGCATATCCGTTATTGGAGCTTGTATCAATACTTCCGCCGGAATAGGGTTGGTGAAAGCAGGAGTACTTTTTGATTCAAATGAAGATGGTTGCCTGGAGAGTATTCGATATACATTTAGAATAGCCAATTTAGGAAATCAGCCCTTGACCGGGTTACTCCTGCGTGATGATCTTTTTGAAAACCCGATAGAGGGGCCTCTTTCCGGTGATGACAATGACAACGACATCCTGGAGGTCGATGAAGAATGGACATACACCGTTGTTTATGGAATAACCCAAGAAGACTTAAATATAGGGTTCGTTGAAAATCAGGCCACAATAACCGCAAATGTAGTAGAGCAAGAAAATTTTATTGTCAACGACATTTCCGACAGTGATTTATTTACCAGAGATAATCTTACTAGGGTATCAGTCATAGAAGCTTGCTTAGGAGGCACCATTGGTGATTCTGATTTTAAAATCTTTACCGGAATAACTCCAAATGGTGATGGTGTCAATGATTTTTTCAGAATTAGAAGTATAGAAAACTTTCCAGATAATAGCTTGAAAATCTATAATAGATGGGGAGTGTTGGTATATGAAGCTGAAGAGTATGGAAGTGCCAATAATCTTTTTTCAGGTAATTCTTTTGGTAGGGCAACCGTTGCTGAAGACAGATCATTACCTACTGGTACCTATTTCTATATTTTAACATTTTCATCAAACAATCCGGGTAAAGAAAGTTATTCCGGCTATCTATATATTAACAGGGATTAGCAGTCAACCTTACCACCATGAGCAACCTACAAGACCTGGCCAAGAGAAAACCATATATGCAGAAAAAGAAAGCGGTAATCATGATAATGCATGTTTTTGCAGGCTTATATTGTATTGGTCAACAAGACTCCCAGTATACCCAATATATGTACAATACCCAGGTGATAAATCCAGCCTATGCTGGGTCTAGGGAAACGCTTAGTCTCGGAATGTTGGCACGTAGCCAGTGGGTAGGGCTTGAGGGTTCTCCACGTACACTGACTTTTACAGCAAATGCTCCCATAGGTTTGTACAATAGCATGGGGTTAGGGTTGTCCATTGTCCACGATGAAATTGGTCCAGCTGTAGAGTCAAATATAACAGTTGACTACTCGTACACCATTGACGTTTCCCAAACCGGTAAATTATCTTTTGGTTTAAAAGGTGGAGTTGATTTATTGGATGTTAATTTTAATAAATTAAGTGTATTTGATCCCAACGACCCCAATTTCCAAAATAACATAGATCAAAAATTACAACCCCAAGTTGGAGCGGGTCTATATTTTAAGACTGAAAGATTTTATGCTGGAATGTCAGTTCCCAACTTTTTAAACTCCAAACATTTTGATGAAAGTGGATTTCAAAATGGAGACACCAATAGTATAGCAGTAGAAAGGCTTCACTATTTTCTTATTCTTGGACATGTTTTTGATTTAAATAGGAATCTAAAGTTTAAACCCGCAACCTTGGTCAAAACTGTTAGTGGCGCTCCACTGCAATTGGATCTCTCAGCTAACTTTATGTTTAAGGAAAAGTTTGTCTTTGGAGCATCCTATAGATGGGATGCCTCTATCAGTGCCATGTTAGGTTTCCAATTTTCAAATTCAATTTTTGCTGGATTGGCATATGATTACCAATCAACGGATATTGAAGCATATAGTGATGGATCATATGAGGTTTTTTTACGATTCGACATCTTTCACAAATCAGACAGGATTATGATTCCTAGATTCTTTTAAGGCAATTTTTATAAAATGAGTAAGTATAAAATATTGATAGCTGCAGTAGTGTTCCTGATAGTCTATGCAATGCAGGGTCAAAAAAGTAAGGTAAAAAAAGCCAATGAAGAATTTGATGAATATGCCTATATCGATGCCCGGAAAATATACCTTAAGGTAGTAGATGCTGGCTATGAATCGGCTCAAGTATTCAAAAAATTAGGAGATACCTACTATTTTAACGGTGAGTACGGAGAAGCTGTGAAATGGTATAAAAACTTAATGGAAAAATATTCAAAAACCATGGAACCTATATATTACTACCGGGCAGCGCAAAGCTTTAAAAGTATTGGCGAATATTATCTGTCAAAGAAATTAATGGGTGAGTTTTCCTCCCGATCAGCCAATACAAACTTGGCCAGGAATTTTGTGCGGGATTATCCCGCCTTGGACAGTCTTGTTGATTTTGAGTCTAAAACATTTGAGATAGAAAACGTGACAAATGATTTGTACAGTTCAGATTTTGGGCCATCCTTTTTTGGAGATAAACTTGTCTATGCTTCCTCATCTGAAAGTACCCAAGGAGATAAAATTCATGAATGGAACGGAATCCCTTATTTAAATTTATATGAGGCCACAATTGATGAAGAAGGGAAATTATCCAAACCTACACCATTAAAAGGAGCTATTAATTCTCCCTTACACGAGTCTTCTGCAGTATTTACCAATGATGGCAGGATCATGTATTTTACTAGAAACAACTATATCAACGGAAAGAAAAAAAAGACTAAGGAAAAATTCATAAGCCTTAAAATATATAAAGCGATAAAACAAGAGGATGGTTCTTGGGGAGACATTAAAGAGTTACCCTTCAACAGTGATTCGTATTCCGTTGCCCATCCAGCCTTAAGTCCAGATGAAGAACGCCTATATTTCTCATCAGATATGCCAGGTTCTTATGGCGAATCGGACATCTGGTATGTAAACCTTACTGGGAATTTCTTGTATAGCACCCCAATAAATATGGGGGCCAAAATTAATACAGAGGCACGAGAAACTTTTCCCTACATCAGTAAAAACAACAACCTCTATTTTTCCAGTGATGGTCACCTTAGTTTAGGGGGGCTGGACATTTTTGCAATTTCCTTGGAGGAAAACGGCGATTTTAAACAGGTTACTAATTTAAAACAGCCAATAAACACAAATAAGGATGATTTTGGATTTATTATAAACGAAGAAAAGCAAATTGGATATCTTTCTTCGAATCGTGATGGAAATGCCGGTAGTGTTTCCGATGATATTTATCGAATTTGGGAAAAATGTGGGATAATTAATATTGAAGGGGTGATTGCCGATGCTAAAACCGGTAACCCAATAAATAGGTCTTTGGTCACCCTACTAGATGAAAACAATACTATAGTATCCCAGGTAGATACGGATTCTATTGGTCAATACAAATTTGAAGGACTTGTGGATTGTGGCAAACAATACGCTATTAGGGGTGAAAATAACAGTGAAGAATACAATCCCACGGAAAAAACAATTACCACTCCTCGTGGATCACATAATCTAACCATAAACATTGAATTGGTTCCACCAGATTGTCCTGTTGAAGACCTTGGGTGTAGATTAAATCTGCAACCTATTTATTTTGACTATGGTAAATACAAAATACGTCCAGATGCAGAGATTGAATTAGCTAAGATTTTTCAAGCCATGAAAGAATATCCACAACTGAAAATTCATATCGAGTCTCACACAGATTCCAAGTCCAGCTATAGTTTTAATCTGAATCTATCAGAAAAAAGAGCTTGGACCACAATGCAGTGGTTAATAAACAAGGGTATAGATGGCGGCAGACTTACATATAAAGGCTATGGGGAAACCCAGTTGTTGAATGAATGCTCGAATGGGGTAAGATGTTCAGATGAACAACATCAGTTGAATAGAAGATCAATGTTTATAATTCAAAAATAATTATAACTTTATGATTATCAATAATTTATAACTTAAATTATTTTTTGGCACGCTGTTTGGTAATAACTAGTCGGGATGTAAATAGTTGCATTCGGAATTTAAAACCTTATAGTATGAAAAAGTTAGTACTCATTATAGCAGCGGTTCTTTTAGGTACTCCAAGTATCTTTGCAACCACCATGGAAGATAAGGTTGCCACAAGCAATTCTTATAGATATGGAAACTCATTCATTTTTGTAGAAAATGGAGTTACATTTTCTGTATATCCCGATGGAGAATTTGATTTTTATATTGATAACCGTGTCAATGTTGGCGTTGGTGCACGAATAGGAAATGTTGGAGTAACCTTTAACTCAGGATTCAATTACAACCCATTCGTACAATATGACGATTATGGGGCTATAATCCAAGTAGAAAACATACCTGTTTATTATGATTATTACGGTCGTGTTTCTCAAATAGGAAGTGTAGATGTTTGGTATAGAAATGGCCGTGTACGCAGAGTTGGTGGATTGAATGTTTTTTATAACGGTGGAGTTTTTAGTCACCACACCGGTTTTATCAATATCTATAACAGAGGTTATGTTTATAGACCATTTCACAGATATTTTGCAAGACCTGCAATAGGTTTCTGTACAGTATGGAACACTCCATATAGAAGGTATTATAACCCACTACGATATTCATTTCACAGTCCTTATAGAAATAATGTAAGACGTGCTTATGTACAGAGAGGAAGAGAATACAGGTTCAATAGGAACAATAGACGAAGTAATGTGTATCGCAATGACAAAAGAGCTGTAGTTCGTAATACCAATGTAAGAAGAGGTGCAGACTATGGTAGAAGTAACAGGGAGGTAAGCTCTAGAACAGTTGCGCGATCTAATAACAATGGTTTTAGAAACTCTGGTGATAGAACGTCTGTAAACAGAAACAAAACTGTTAGACAAAGTACTGTAAAAAGAGGTAATACTACTGTACAAAGATCTAACAGGGGGAATACGGTTACACAAAGAGCTGTTACCCGTACACCAAGAAGTACTTCTGTTACTAAAAGACAGGTGACTAGGACACCACAACGAACTGTCACAAGAAGTACAACAAATACGTACAAAAGGCCTGTGGCGCAAAAAAGTACAAATAGATCAGTTGCAAGTAGAAATAATACAGCAAAAAGAACAGTTTCCAGAAGTTCTTCAGCAACTGTCAAAAGAAGTACAGGAAACACAAGTTCTAGAAGAAACAGTAACACAGGTACCAGAACGAGAAGTTCAAGAGTACAATAAAGATAGTTTTTAGGTTGGTTAGTTGTTTACCCCGTAGTTGGATTTATCCGCTACGGGGTTTTTCTTTAGATTATTCTTCTCTCTTTTTCAACCATTTAGAAAGTACTCCTGTAATATCTTCAGATATTTCAAAGCGATATAAAATCCCTAAATACATGACCACAATAAATATCGATTTCAAAACAATGTTGATAATGGGATGAAATGAAAACTGTAAAAGGTGAAACAGTACACTTACCAAAATTAAAGTGACCAAAACCTTTATTGTTGCTTTTGAAAAGGGCAAAAAACCAAACTTTAATTTTACAAAGACCAGCTTTGCAAGATTAAAAATGAATATGGAAATAAAACTGGCCAAAGCAGCACCTTCCAATCCAAACTGTGGGATAAGAAAAAAGTTCAGCAGTATTGTCAACAAAGCCAGACATATCCCAAAAACAAGTACAGTTTTATAGTATTGTGAATTGTACAAAATGGAGTTATTATTTCCCAAAAGAGAATCAAACACCTTGGCCAAACCTATAAGGAAAATAATGGGAAATCCATCTCTATACGATTCTGGAAGCAATAAGTATAAATCGTCTATATTCAGAATAATCAACACGAACAGAATTCCAGAAGCGATAAAAAGTGTAAGTGATGTCTTTCTGTACAGCGTTTCCAATTCAAAATGGTTCCCAGAATTCAGCAATTCCGCAGTTAATGGATATGTAATTTGATGCATTGCCCTAGATGGAACTATGATGACCATAGCAATGTAAGTGGCAACTCCATAATATGCCACATTCTCAATTTTTATGAATTGATTAATCATCACTTTATCTATTTCCAAGAGAATTATCGCCGCGGAACCTCCAAGGATGATTAAAAAACTATAACCTAGTATTTCTTTGGTATTTGATGGAAACTTAAAATCTACTTTAGGAAACCGGATGCTATAGGCATATATTTTTACAATGACTGTTCGCAAAAGGTAAAGCCCTACCAAGAATTTAAAGAATACATCTAACGTAATCACTTCAAAATATAATAGAAGCAATAAAATGGAAACCCCAACACGTCCAAAAACCTCTTTCATAAAATTTCCGAAAACTGATTTTAAATGCACTTTACACCATGCATAAAATACTTCAAAATAGGCCATGGACAATCCTACCAAAAAGACGTACCAAACATATTCCTTGACCATGGGGTTAACCGTAGAAACCAAATCACCTATCTGTTCATAAAATAGAAAAGTTAGTATTGCCACTGGTAAAATGCCAAGTAACGGTGTAATCAACATTAAAGTTAGAAATCCGTCCTTTTCGGTGTCCTTATAATTACTATAAAACTTGACCATGGTATTATGGACTCCAAAAGCCAGCAGGGGCATCAGAATGGTACCTGAAGCCAATATAAAAGTGACCAGCCCATAGTATTCATCCGGTAATATTTGGGTGTATAAAAAAAGTGTGTTTATCGCTCCAAAAGCAAACCCCAAATAGGTTATTGTAATGTTTTTTAGTGATTGCTTTAAGACGATTCCCATTCGATGTAATTTGCCAATGCTTTTGTCAATTCTCTCCTATGGAATTGTTGAATCCCTTTTGAGTTTAAAGTCAATTTCCCTTTTTGATAGGTTTTAAACCAAGTTAAAAGTAAATCTTTTAAAGCAGTTGTATCCGTATGACTAAAAACAGCACCAGCATTTGTTTCTTGAACAATCTCACCTGCTTCCCATTCTGATGGTCCAATTGCCAAAATTGGTCGCCCTGCATTTAAATATTCAAATAGCTTTCCCGGAATTATGCCTTTGGTTTCAGCCGAATCAATTTCCAACAATAAAAGTACTTGTGATTTTTGCTGAGCTTTCAATACATCGCTGTGCGAAAGATAACCCAATTGCTCCACATAGGATTGTAACCCATTTTCTTTGACAGTTTCCAACACTTCCTCTCCCGCTACCCCAATCAATTGGATTTTAAGTTGTTTTTTGAAATCTTCATTTTCATTTATCGCTATTTTTATCGCTTCCCAAAAGTGTGTTGGATTACGCCTTGTAAGCAAAGAA contains:
- a CDS encoding lipopolysaccharide biosynthesis protein; protein product: MGIVLKQSLKNITITYLGFAFGAINTLFLYTQILPDEYYGLVTFILASGTILMPLLAFGVHNTMVKFYSNYKDTEKDGFLTLMLITPLLGILPVAILTFLFYEQIGDLVSTVNPMVKEYVWYVFLVGLSMAYFEVFYAWCKVHLKSVFGNFMKEVFGRVGVSILLLLLYFEVITLDVFFKFLVGLYLLRTVIVKIYAYSIRFPKVDFKFPSNTKEILGYSFLIILGGSAAIILLEIDKVMINQFIKIENVAYYGVATYIAMVIIVPSRAMHQITYPLTAELLNSGNHFELETLYRKTSLTLFIASGILFVLIILNIDDLYLLLPESYRDGFPIIFLIGLAKVFDSLLGNNNSILYNSQYYKTVLVFGICLALLTILLNFFLIPQFGLEGAALASFISIFIFNLAKLVFVKLKFGFLPFSKATIKVLVTLILVSVLFHLLQFSFHPIINIVLKSIFIVVMYLGILYRFEISEDITGVLSKWLKKREE
- a CDS encoding OmpA family protein, which gives rise to MSKYKILIAAVVFLIVYAMQGQKSKVKKANEEFDEYAYIDARKIYLKVVDAGYESAQVFKKLGDTYYFNGEYGEAVKWYKNLMEKYSKTMEPIYYYRAAQSFKSIGEYYLSKKLMGEFSSRSANTNLARNFVRDYPALDSLVDFESKTFEIENVTNDLYSSDFGPSFFGDKLVYASSSESTQGDKIHEWNGIPYLNLYEATIDEEGKLSKPTPLKGAINSPLHESSAVFTNDGRIMYFTRNNYINGKKKKTKEKFISLKIYKAIKQEDGSWGDIKELPFNSDSYSVAHPALSPDEERLYFSSDMPGSYGESDIWYVNLTGNFLYSTPINMGAKINTEARETFPYISKNNNLYFSSDGHLSLGGLDIFAISLEENGDFKQVTNLKQPINTNKDDFGFIINEEKQIGYLSSNRDGNAGSVSDDIYRIWEKCGIINIEGVIADAKTGNPINRSLVTLLDENNTIVSQVDTDSIGQYKFEGLVDCGKQYAIRGENNSEEYNPTEKTITTPRGSHNLTINIELVPPDCPVEDLGCRLNLQPIYFDYGKYKIRPDAEIELAKIFQAMKEYPQLKIHIESHTDSKSSYSFNLNLSEKRAWTTMQWLINKGIDGGRLTYKGYGETQLLNECSNGVRCSDEQHQLNRRSMFIIQK